The following coding sequences are from one bacterium SCSIO 12741 window:
- a CDS encoding T9SS type A sorting domain-containing protein produces MKKWLLCKKALLLCLIFLTGEYAYSQKIKTYQESFDNFNTMPAGWTTSNNSGNTSANAFWKIGAFSGSPNYDVQGASDHTGNGGEYAWVDGSFPYPEVVHLETKSFDFSLERNLELRFWHISYNVTYSSSGHNDFSVDFYDGQTWHIGVFTQKGSNASNAWVQKVVDLSAYPPDGNKMCKVRFTVNKNASTTFYNDILIDDFELEGELAAFGMNNAGIPELDPVTVCAGKNNIHAIVQNDGINQVDSVSLAWTLNGVAQPDVKYIGLIDTLLGSSPQSVKVLLDSINILSDSLYSIKAWIKTVNDTVDTVAWNDTIYHEYYAALNGTYTIADSINGDFPDITTAVNLLNRWGVCGPVVFELADSTWNEQVEITDFVGSSPINTVTFTSESGDTSLCEWTYMANNNNSNHIVILNNATNIIFENITMYNSGTGTYGRVVNFVDEPENIEFDNCHIKNDYNSGTSNNAALMYADDESMVDGLWIHDCLLNGGSWALNLDGDRAFIHDNITIEDNGFWNQNYGSIRIDNVVDVDINENEFESASTRTDGRAMRILNTSGEMLIYNNMIATKNDWPRYGIFVSQNVGARSNRNWIANNIISEGDTSSTDMFVGIRLYQSQFTNVVHNTVVVYGKDNNSSALEVDDCSGAEVYNNIFVSMGAGKAVDVMGNGSITIMDYNDLYAPMGLQLASFNNLSQGNLASWTANTGYDQMSVSADPQFHGRLELNLCSPDLDNIGWPSLVVTEDILGAPRDASTPDPGAYEYASVLGFVVDDVAMCIGDTAVFEATVGATDTVVFEPGTPNADTTTTFMTTMAGQYIVEAFGFCGTARDTFEVAINSLAKASNDTNLCYGQMTTVGVDINNGTYMWNTGDTTQNIMVGVTGQYYVHVVDSDGCVSSDTSEIIVGTPVMLGADTAVCDGESVELDPGTGAGSYEWYRDGNLITTASKIFATVDGEYIVNYTDPNSCNSADTLDIVVYPRPHATFTYTQNQNNVEFTADDTTGSNYFWSFGDGKTVNGPAWKTINHYTAGGTNTYGVTLTVTSEFCGDSTYTEDVAVIDVSVVELINNEDINIFPNPNNGLFNIDIENSLDSKLKLQVLDAQGKVIHEQRLQGGSNNAIDLSGTSTGLYLIQIQDAGNTVYQNKISIK; encoded by the coding sequence ATGAAAAAGTGGTTACTTTGTAAAAAGGCACTTTTATTGTGTCTCATTTTTCTCACCGGTGAGTACGCTTACTCACAAAAAATCAAGACCTATCAGGAGTCGTTTGATAATTTCAACACGATGCCTGCAGGTTGGACTACTTCCAATAACTCGGGTAACACATCCGCGAACGCTTTTTGGAAAATTGGAGCCTTCTCTGGTTCTCCAAACTATGACGTTCAGGGTGCATCTGATCACACCGGAAACGGTGGTGAGTATGCTTGGGTAGATGGATCATTTCCTTATCCAGAGGTTGTTCACCTGGAAACAAAATCTTTTGATTTCTCACTTGAAAGAAATCTTGAACTTCGTTTTTGGCACATTAGTTATAATGTGACCTATTCTTCATCAGGTCATAACGACTTCAGCGTAGATTTCTACGATGGTCAAACTTGGCACATTGGTGTATTTACCCAAAAGGGTAGCAACGCAAGCAACGCTTGGGTTCAAAAAGTTGTTGACCTTTCGGCGTATCCGCCTGATGGAAACAAAATGTGTAAGGTTCGCTTTACAGTGAACAAAAACGCAAGTACCACCTTCTACAATGACATCCTTATCGATGACTTTGAATTGGAAGGAGAATTGGCTGCTTTTGGTATGAACAATGCTGGTATCCCTGAGTTGGATCCTGTGACTGTTTGTGCTGGAAAGAACAACATTCATGCGATTGTTCAGAATGATGGTATTAACCAAGTAGATAGTGTATCACTTGCTTGGACTCTGAACGGAGTAGCTCAACCAGATGTAAAATACATTGGTTTGATCGATACCTTGCTTGGATCTAGCCCTCAAAGCGTAAAAGTTTTGTTGGATTCAATCAACATTCTTTCTGATAGCCTTTACTCTATTAAAGCTTGGATTAAAACGGTTAACGATACCGTTGACACCGTTGCTTGGAATGACACGATTTATCATGAGTATTACGCAGCGTTGAATGGTACTTATACCATTGCTGACTCTATTAACGGTGACTTCCCTGACATTACTACAGCTGTTAATCTTTTGAACCGCTGGGGTGTTTGTGGTCCCGTAGTATTTGAATTAGCTGACTCGACCTGGAATGAACAAGTTGAGATCACTGACTTTGTTGGAAGTTCTCCTATTAACACAGTAACCTTTACCTCTGAATCTGGTGATACGTCCTTATGTGAATGGACTTACATGGCGAACAACAACAATTCGAATCACATTGTAATACTGAATAACGCAACGAATATCATTTTCGAAAACATTACAATGTACAATAGTGGTACTGGTACTTACGGTAGAGTTGTAAACTTTGTTGATGAGCCAGAAAACATCGAATTTGATAACTGTCATATTAAGAATGACTACAACTCAGGTACTTCTAACAATGCTGCTTTGATGTACGCTGATGACGAGTCTATGGTTGACGGACTTTGGATCCACGACTGTTTGCTAAACGGTGGTTCTTGGGCCTTGAATCTGGACGGTGATCGTGCTTTCATCCACGACAACATTACTATCGAAGACAACGGTTTCTGGAACCAGAACTACGGTAGTATCCGCATTGACAATGTAGTTGACGTTGACATCAACGAAAATGAATTTGAATCTGCAAGTACTCGTACTGACGGACGTGCCATGCGCATCCTGAATACAAGCGGCGAAATGTTGATCTATAACAACATGATCGCTACTAAGAATGATTGGCCACGTTACGGAATCTTTGTTTCTCAAAATGTAGGTGCAAGATCAAACCGCAACTGGATTGCTAACAACATCATTAGTGAAGGTGATACTTCAAGCACTGACATGTTTGTAGGTATTCGTTTGTATCAATCTCAATTTACCAATGTTGTACACAACACCGTTGTAGTATATGGTAAAGACAACAATTCCTCTGCTCTTGAGGTAGACGATTGTAGTGGAGCTGAAGTTTACAACAACATCTTCGTGAGCATGGGAGCTGGTAAAGCGGTTGACGTAATGGGTAATGGTAGTATCACTATCATGGATTACAACGACCTTTATGCTCCAATGGGACTTCAATTGGCAAGTTTCAATAACCTTAGCCAAGGAAACCTTGCATCTTGGACAGCAAACACTGGTTATGATCAAATGTCTGTATCTGCAGATCCTCAATTCCACGGAAGACTTGAGTTGAACTTGTGTTCTCCTGATCTGGATAACATCGGATGGCCTTCATTGGTTGTAACTGAAGATATTCTTGGAGCTCCACGTGATGCTTCTACTCCTGACCCAGGTGCATACGAGTATGCTTCTGTTCTTGGATTCGTTGTTGACGATGTAGCTATGTGTATTGGAGATACAGCTGTATTTGAAGCCACTGTTGGTGCAACTGACACTGTGGTATTCGAACCAGGAACTCCTAATGCTGATACTACTACCACTTTCATGACTACCATGGCAGGACAGTATATCGTAGAAGCTTTTGGATTCTGTGGTACTGCACGTGATACTTTTGAAGTAGCCATCAACTCTTTGGCTAAGGCTTCTAATGACACGAACTTGTGTTACGGTCAAATGACTACTGTAGGTGTTGACATTAACAACGGTACTTACATGTGGAACACAGGTGATACTACTCAAAACATTATGGTAGGTGTAACTGGACAGTACTATGTACACGTAGTTGATTCTGACGGATGTGTATCTTCTGATACTTCTGAAATCATTGTTGGAACTCCTGTAATGTTAGGAGCTGACACGGCAGTATGTGACGGTGAAAGCGTTGAGCTTGATCCAGGAACTGGAGCTGGTAGCTATGAGTGGTACCGTGATGGTAACTTGATTACTACTGCTTCTAAGATCTTTGCTACAGTAGACGGTGAGTACATCGTTAACTACACTGATCCTAACAGCTGTAACAGTGCCGATACTCTTGACATTGTAGTTTACCCAAGACCTCATGCTACATTTACTTACACTCAAAATCAGAACAACGTAGAGTTCACTGCAGATGATACTACAGGATCTAACTACTTCTGGTCTTTCGGTGACGGTAAAACAGTTAACGGTCCAGCTTGGAAAACCATTAATCACTACACAGCTGGTGGAACAAATACATACGGAGTAACACTTACTGTTACCAGCGAATTCTGTGGAGATTCTACTTACACAGAAGACGTTGCTGTAATCGATGTTAGCGTTGTTGAGTTGATCAACAATGAAGACATCAACATCTTCCCGAATCCAAACAACGGATTGTTCAATATCGATATTGAGAACTCTTTGGACAGCAAATTGAAATTGCAAGTTCTGGACGCACAAGGAAAAGTGATCCACGAACAAAGACTTCAAGGTGGTAGCAACAACGCCATTGATCTGTCTGGAACTTCAACTGGTCTATACCTCATCCAAATTCAGGATGCTGGAAACACTGTATACCAGAACAAAATTTCAATTAAGTAA
- a CDS encoding T9SS type A sorting domain-containing protein gives MRKIYSLVLLVSALMFGNLANAQYCSPSFGDCWGYISSVTTTGGVTNLNMQGLSANSSGPNYHDNTGTDTLVMSRAAVTFTVNMSTCFSSSTWSGGRLYLWADWNGNNIFDNPAELIASNTSTAPFPQTKTFTINPPNNPAKNTTRARLMINQANPCYSGFGDGNVVDFTISYSVPYSVSPGKLVSPGNPACSGSTDLIVTVENTGQNDLTKGFTLGGVIHYGVSGTTTRLRDTIPDSFYTVPILSGSETAPINMYSFSNGFNPGDTIYIWATFPDSLPDDNTTDDTLCTALKAVVPGTHYSVGDTNHFAYDFHTLSDAIDYLNSFGAICDSVIFMLADTVNLTSRGHYEIDNILGTSYINTITFRPIDTNTTEVIVLGDSAYSSRNYTLKCSASHINFEGINFVSTNVINQTGYHSVIALEDGAHHVSFEDCSFTTDLVTNTSNRGRKQLVYTDSKVGRYIEFDECLFYGGSDAIYLIDGDSIMIEDCVFEDQYWMSIRLEDFGATLIDDNWFRSKSTYASSTNTVASIGTAIFLDGVHGELHINGNAILSSNGQWPRYGISTYDYNAIGKTCHISNNMINVGQPWSSLRYHPIAINNSVGVEAYHNTFVATGNSSDNAGVHIEGGANHQFYNNIFASMLTGKAMISTTAAAILNSDNNDLYVNPGQDVAEFNGTSQATLADWQLSSSLDANSITANPNFFNVAQNDLHVCNDSLFQGGVPIASVMYDFDGDMRDASAPCMGADEFAPVEFFSLGDDYGLCPGDSTVLKGGNNNFGDRVIWKDLGTGQVIDSTQFLVVHQPGDYEVTLLNACGILVDSITIIDPDMVVLPNDTNQCPMTTISYDASIVDGDIYVWSTGDSTANITVTAEDKYTVTVTDVWGCITMDSVNVTYSNAADMGSDTAIICQGVAIQLFGGTPDGPDVSYTWDGFLGSGAETGDNVFVDYIQVNDTDTVVCNLDHRGCTTSDTIYTFRETPPDASQIVWSTNGLAFHIDQNNTSATTHLWVFGDGDTSDFPEPRHLYGSSGTYTVWYYSTNDCGTDSASYEVMVEFLGVDENGGNMVFTLFPNPNHGQFQVDFTDVNAENAQMVITDVQGKVIANRNLGSIYGTLTENFALNLESGVYFIKVTLDDQVHNAKFTVE, from the coding sequence ATGAGAAAGATATACTCTCTGGTACTTTTGGTTTCCGCACTGATGTTCGGAAACCTCGCTAACGCCCAATATTGTTCTCCAAGCTTTGGTGACTGTTGGGGTTACATTAGCTCCGTTACAACTACGGGTGGGGTAACGAACCTAAACATGCAAGGTCTAAGTGCGAATTCGTCTGGACCAAACTATCATGATAACACAGGTACTGATACCTTGGTTATGTCACGTGCAGCGGTAACGTTCACCGTGAACATGTCCACCTGTTTTTCGTCATCTACCTGGTCAGGCGGTCGCTTGTACTTGTGGGCGGATTGGAATGGTAACAACATTTTTGATAACCCTGCTGAATTGATTGCATCAAATACCAGCACGGCTCCATTTCCACAAACGAAAACGTTCACTATTAATCCTCCTAACAATCCTGCTAAGAACACAACACGGGCCAGGTTAATGATTAACCAAGCGAACCCTTGTTATTCTGGTTTCGGAGATGGTAACGTAGTTGACTTCACCATCAGCTACTCTGTACCTTACTCTGTTTCTCCTGGAAAATTGGTTTCTCCTGGAAACCCTGCTTGTTCAGGAAGCACAGATTTGATTGTTACCGTTGAAAACACCGGTCAAAATGATTTGACTAAAGGATTTACCCTGGGTGGTGTTATTCACTACGGAGTTAGTGGAACCACAACCCGTTTGAGAGATACTATTCCGGATTCGTTTTACACTGTTCCGATTCTTTCAGGCAGTGAAACTGCACCTATTAACATGTACAGCTTCAGCAATGGATTTAACCCTGGTGATACCATTTACATTTGGGCTACGTTCCCAGACAGTTTGCCAGATGACAATACTACTGACGATACTCTTTGTACTGCTCTTAAAGCGGTTGTTCCTGGAACTCACTACTCCGTTGGTGATACGAATCACTTTGCCTATGATTTCCATACTTTAAGTGATGCGATTGATTACTTGAATTCATTTGGAGCCATCTGTGACTCGGTAATATTCATGCTGGCAGATACAGTAAATCTGACCTCAAGAGGACACTATGAAATTGATAACATCTTAGGTACTTCCTATATCAATACCATCACTTTCCGTCCGATTGATACGAACACGACTGAAGTCATCGTTTTAGGAGACTCTGCATATTCGAGTCGGAACTACACACTTAAATGTTCTGCTTCTCACATTAACTTCGAAGGAATCAACTTCGTTTCTACTAATGTGATTAACCAAACTGGTTACCACAGTGTAATTGCTTTGGAAGATGGAGCACACCACGTAAGCTTTGAAGATTGTTCATTCACTACAGACTTAGTGACCAATACTTCTAACAGAGGTAGAAAACAATTGGTTTACACGGATTCTAAAGTGGGTAGATATATCGAGTTTGATGAGTGTCTGTTCTACGGTGGTAGTGACGCTATCTACTTGATCGACGGAGATTCCATCATGATTGAAGATTGTGTATTCGAAGATCAGTACTGGATGTCTATTCGTCTTGAGGATTTTGGAGCTACTTTGATTGATGACAACTGGTTCAGATCTAAGTCTACTTACGCAAGTAGTACTAACACTGTAGCCAGCATCGGTACAGCTATCTTCTTGGATGGAGTACACGGTGAATTGCACATCAACGGTAACGCGATCCTTTCCTCTAACGGTCAGTGGCCACGTTACGGTATTAGTACTTATGACTATAACGCTATTGGAAAGACCTGTCACATTTCTAACAACATGATTAATGTTGGTCAGCCTTGGAGTAGCCTTCGCTACCATCCAATTGCTATCAACAATAGTGTTGGTGTAGAGGCTTACCACAACACTTTCGTTGCAACTGGTAACAGCTCTGACAACGCCGGTGTTCATATTGAAGGTGGTGCTAATCACCAATTCTACAACAACATCTTTGCCTCTATGCTTACAGGTAAAGCTATGATCTCTACTACAGCAGCTGCTATCTTGAATTCTGATAACAACGACTTGTATGTTAACCCAGGACAAGACGTAGCCGAATTCAACGGAACCAGTCAAGCCACTTTGGCTGATTGGCAGCTTAGCTCTTCATTGGATGCAAACTCCATTACAGCTAATCCTAACTTCTTTAATGTCGCTCAGAATGACCTTCACGTTTGTAACGACTCCCTATTCCAAGGTGGTGTTCCAATTGCATCTGTGATGTATGACTTCGACGGTGATATGAGAGATGCCTCTGCTCCATGTATGGGTGCTGATGAATTTGCTCCTGTAGAATTCTTCTCTTTGGGTGATGACTACGGATTGTGTCCTGGAGACTCTACTGTCCTAAAAGGTGGTAACAACAACTTCGGTGACCGTGTAATCTGGAAAGATTTGGGTACCGGTCAAGTAATTGACTCTACTCAGTTCTTGGTTGTGCACCAGCCTGGAGATTATGAGGTAACTCTTCTGAATGCCTGTGGTATTTTGGTTGACTCGATTACTATTATTGATCCGGATATGGTTGTTCTTCCAAATGACACTAACCAGTGTCCAATGACAACTATCTCTTACGATGCTTCTATCGTTGACGGTGATATCTATGTATGGTCTACTGGTGATTCTACTGCTAACATTACTGTAACAGCTGAAGATAAGTATACTGTAACTGTAACTGACGTTTGGGGATGTATCACCATGGATTCAGTAAATGTTACTTATTCTAATGCTGCAGACATGGGTAGTGATACAGCTATCATCTGTCAAGGAGTAGCCATCCAGTTATTCGGTGGTACACCTGACGGACCAGATGTATCTTATACTTGGGATGGATTCTTAGGATCAGGTGCTGAAACTGGTGACAACGTATTCGTTGACTACATCCAGGTGAATGACACTGATACGGTAGTATGTAATTTGGATCACAGAGGATGTACTACATCTGATACTATCTACACTTTCCGTGAGACTCCACCAGATGCATCTCAAATCGTTTGGTCTACTAACGGTTTGGCTTTCCACATCGATCAGAACAACACTTCAGCTACTACTCACTTGTGGGTATTCGGTGACGGTGATACTTCTGATTTCCCAGAGCCAAGACACCTTTACGGTAGCTCAGGAACCTATACGGTATGGTATTACTCTACCAACGACTGTGGAACTGACTCTGCTTCTTACGAAGTAATGGTTGAGTTCTTGGGAGTTGATGAGAACGGAGGAAACATGGTATTCACCTTGTTCCCTAACCCGAACCACGGACAGTTCCAAGTGGATTTCACTGATGTGAATGCTGAAAATGCTCAAATGGTAATTACCGACGTTCAAGGTAAGGTTATCGCTAACCGCAACCTTGGATCGATTTACGGTACTCTTACTGAGAACTTCGCCTTGAACCTGGAGTCTGGAGTATACTTTATTAAAGTTACCCTGGATGACCAAGTACACAATGCTAAGTTTACTGTAGAGTAA
- a CDS encoding T9SS type A sorting domain-containing protein: protein MRFIYSFGVALLFSLLLCHSSYSQIIVHSYVESFDNPSTPIGWTNTNNYGNSHPNSFWKYNDSLRQNTNVHDHTGNGGHFAWVDGSYPYPIICTLQSDSMDLSKADSVFLELWHVSYNVTFQTGGHNAFYIDFFDGKRWNQNVHVFAGNYSNQQWHKISLDLTPFPISRNKKAVLRISVNKNASTPYYHDHLIDDIKVTGISYSNGQNNAALHYHTLPQPICKGNNDIGVKISNRGRNQMDSVQVHWTVNGVTQPMIHLRSLLDTLGGNLPNDTLLHLGNINFPADSLIHLKIWTSLPNGVVDSINDNDTLTFSIRPGLEGKYTVGGSNLDFDSIVEAVDILNLWGVCGPVTFELTDTVHYARPVIKDYPGSAPSKLVTFTSKSKNHNLCSIEFQSTGSNDNGTIEFDQTSNLLFSHIGIRNRNTSIWAMVGTFKNKSQNISFHNCHISSASSFQDPATASLLHVAYPHEIENLSIDSSTFTNGASAIYLSGNIGKLNKDLTIKSSTFTNQNNNPIDIQYSRRVIIEQNQITSNANQAIQMGIQLNRVRDSLWVVGNTIQNMHRGIWVRFASGKAGQLNLIANNVLTSGYNHTRTNPIIGLDIDSVSFTQIYHNTVAIKGNHSQSNCLYINKGAGLRIHNNNLVNDSLGNIVYLDQSTSIASMNHNNYYDPFNPTLKFGANTISSMATWRFLTGIDSNSTFTDPQFSPPQNLRPCSPQLDNRANSNHSIAFDQTLVNRDPNHPDVGAYEFISLNNFHIADGWICPGDTYTFAPSIRPKDTLLWNSSLQSHQFQSAQPGNYFVDYSSACGSIRQYFSLHESPKIELGPDTHLCAGLSWIIQPNVATGQFLWNDGTQNRTQLVTKPGVYEVSLIDTLGCSSADTVEVTYSKTLKLRSDTAVCPGQSVVLNPKQGPGGYQWTLNGQAIDTNHQINADQQGTYRLQHLDPYGCTSSDDFILTHLKAHQALFTTSQSQNQVQFTAQDKSASNYAWSFGDGQTASGTSWQTLHTYQQPGTHDYVVTLTVSSQRCGDSSHTDTVSIIGVGWEDLNSGNLSARVYPNPSSGELNIELQSDLSQQWELRLTDIQGKQILKNTLYQNAPKEVFQPAVQLETGTYILYLSPEKGEPKTVRLVVH from the coding sequence ATGAGATTCATTTATTCCTTTGGAGTCGCCTTACTCTTCAGCCTACTCCTTTGCCATTCTTCCTATTCCCAAATTATTGTCCACTCCTATGTGGAGTCCTTCGACAATCCCAGCACACCTATTGGTTGGACCAACACCAATAATTATGGCAATTCGCATCCCAACTCATTCTGGAAATACAACGACAGCCTTAGGCAAAATACCAACGTGCATGATCACACCGGAAACGGTGGGCATTTTGCCTGGGTGGATGGTAGCTATCCCTACCCCATCATTTGCACCCTGCAAAGTGACTCCATGGATCTGTCCAAAGCAGATTCGGTCTTTTTAGAACTATGGCATGTTTCCTACAATGTAACCTTTCAAACCGGAGGACATAATGCCTTTTATATTGACTTCTTTGATGGCAAACGATGGAATCAAAATGTACATGTATTTGCAGGTAACTATTCGAATCAGCAATGGCACAAAATTTCGCTTGACCTTACACCCTTTCCAATTTCCCGAAACAAGAAAGCCGTATTACGGATTTCGGTCAACAAAAATGCATCAACCCCTTATTACCATGACCACCTCATAGACGATATTAAGGTTACTGGAATTTCTTATTCAAATGGCCAAAACAATGCCGCTCTGCACTACCATACCTTACCCCAGCCCATTTGCAAAGGAAACAACGATATTGGCGTTAAAATCAGTAACCGGGGACGCAATCAAATGGACAGCGTTCAAGTCCATTGGACAGTCAATGGGGTTACTCAACCCATGATTCACTTACGATCATTGTTGGATACCTTAGGAGGTAACCTTCCCAATGATACGCTTCTACACCTGGGCAACATCAATTTTCCCGCCGACAGTTTAATTCATCTCAAAATCTGGACATCCCTACCCAACGGGGTTGTTGATTCCATTAACGACAACGACACCCTCACCTTTTCTATTCGACCCGGACTGGAAGGAAAATATACTGTAGGAGGATCTAACCTGGATTTTGACAGTATTGTTGAAGCCGTTGATATCCTAAACCTCTGGGGAGTGTGCGGCCCGGTAACCTTCGAATTAACGGATACCGTTCATTATGCTCGCCCTGTCATTAAGGACTACCCGGGAAGTGCTCCAAGCAAATTAGTCACCTTTACCTCCAAATCCAAAAACCACAACCTTTGCTCCATTGAATTTCAATCAACCGGATCAAATGATAATGGAACCATTGAGTTTGATCAAACATCCAACCTTTTGTTTTCGCATATTGGAATTCGTAATCGCAATACCTCGATTTGGGCCATGGTTGGAACCTTCAAGAATAAATCCCAAAACATCTCTTTCCACAATTGCCACATTTCTTCAGCCAGCTCTTTTCAGGATCCTGCCACAGCCTCGCTACTTCATGTCGCCTATCCCCATGAAATAGAAAACCTCAGCATCGATTCCTCCACTTTTACGAATGGAGCCAGTGCCATTTATTTATCCGGAAACATTGGCAAATTGAACAAGGACTTAACCATTAAGTCCAGCACCTTTACCAACCAAAACAATAACCCTATTGACATTCAATATTCCAGGCGGGTAATAATTGAACAAAATCAAATTACCTCCAATGCCAACCAAGCTATTCAAATGGGCATACAACTAAATCGAGTTCGAGATTCTTTGTGGGTGGTCGGAAATACCATACAAAACATGCACCGAGGTATTTGGGTTAGGTTTGCAAGCGGAAAGGCGGGTCAACTAAATCTAATTGCCAACAACGTTTTGACCAGTGGTTATAACCATACCCGTACAAACCCTATCATAGGTCTTGACATAGACTCCGTAAGTTTTACTCAGATTTACCATAACACCGTAGCCATCAAAGGAAATCACAGCCAATCCAATTGCCTATACATCAATAAAGGAGCAGGACTCAGAATTCACAACAATAATCTGGTGAACGACAGCCTGGGAAACATTGTTTACCTCGATCAATCGACCTCCATTGCCTCTATGAACCACAATAACTATTATGATCCTTTCAACCCGACTTTGAAGTTTGGCGCCAACACAATCTCCTCAATGGCCACTTGGCGCTTCTTAACCGGAATCGACTCAAATAGCACCTTCACAGACCCTCAATTTTCGCCGCCTCAGAACCTTCGCCCCTGTTCCCCACAACTGGACAATCGAGCCAATTCGAATCACAGCATAGCCTTTGATCAAACTCTTGTTAATCGGGATCCAAATCACCCTGATGTTGGTGCCTACGAATTCATCTCCCTAAATAACTTCCATATTGCAGATGGGTGGATTTGTCCAGGAGACACGTACACTTTTGCTCCCTCAATTCGTCCAAAGGATACTCTGTTGTGGAATTCAAGTCTTCAATCGCACCAATTTCAAAGCGCCCAGCCCGGCAACTATTTCGTCGATTACTCGTCAGCTTGTGGCTCGATACGCCAATACTTTAGTCTTCATGAAAGTCCCAAAATTGAATTAGGACCAGATACCCATCTCTGTGCAGGCCTCAGCTGGATTATTCAACCCAATGTTGCTACCGGCCAATTTCTTTGGAACGATGGCACTCAAAACCGTACACAATTGGTCACCAAACCAGGGGTTTATGAAGTAAGCCTGATCGACACCCTCGGTTGTAGCTCTGCAGATACCGTAGAGGTTACCTATTCCAAAACTCTAAAGCTTCGCTCTGACACGGCCGTTTGCCCGGGTCAGTCTGTAGTCCTAAACCCCAAGCAAGGGCCAGGTGGATATCAATGGACTCTTAATGGTCAAGCGATAGATACCAATCACCAAATCAATGCAGATCAACAGGGCACCTATCGACTGCAACATCTGGACCCGTATGGCTGCACCAGCTCCGATGATTTCATCTTAACGCATTTAAAAGCACATCAAGCCCTATTTACCACTTCTCAAAGTCAGAATCAAGTGCAATTTACCGCACAGGATAAGTCCGCAAGTAACTATGCCTGGTCATTTGGAGACGGTCAAACGGCTTCGGGAACTTCCTGGCAAACCCTGCACACCTATCAACAGCCCGGAACTCATGATTACGTGGTCACCTTAACTGTAAGTAGTCAACGTTGCGGAGATTCAAGTCATACCGATACAGTCAGCATTATAGGTGTGGGATGGGAAGATTTAAATTCAGGAAATCTTTCAGCACGTGTATATCCCAATCCAAGCTCGGGTGAGCTTAATATTGAACTTCAATCTGATCTCAGCCAACAATGGGAGTTAAGGCTTACCGATATTCAAGGCAAACAAATTTTGAAGAACACACTCTATCAGAATGCACCCAAAGAAGTTTTTCAACCCGCCGTTCAGCTGGAAACAGGTACCTATATTTTGTACTTAAGTCCGGAAAAAGGAGAACCTAAAACGGTCCGATTAGTCGTTCACTAA